In the genome of Streptomyces sp. Q6, the window CGGGTTGTAGGGGCGCAGGAGGCGCGAGGCCTCGCGGATCGCGTTGCCGCCGAAGCGGGCGCCGGGGCGGTACGAGACGCCGGTGTCGAAGGGCACGCCCACGACGGCGACGTCCGCCGTGCCGACCTCGTCCAGGCGGGGCAGCCGGGCGAAGGTCGCGGGGCCCGCGTAGCGCGGGACGCGGGAGGAGTCGACCGGGCCGCGGGGTGTGGGGTGCTCGCTGGTCATGGCGTGCTTGCCTTTCACGTGAACTGGCGTACTGGCGGACGTACGGGGAGAGGGCGGTGCGGGATCAGGGTGCGTACAGCTCGGGGCGCCGGTCCCCGAACACGTCGTTGTGGTCGCCGAGCCGCTTGTCGCGGGCCTGCGCGAGATCGCAGGACGCGAGCAGCAGGACGGGCCCGTCGGTCGGCGTGTGCCCGGCGAGCGGGAAGCCGTCCGGGTCGACGATGACGGAGCCGCCGGTCCAGGCGACGCCGCGCTCGGCGCCGGCCCGGTCGCAGGCGGCGACGTACATGCGGTTGACGGCGGCGTCGGCCTGGACGCGGACGACCTCGCCGGGGCGTTCGCCGGCCGGGCGCGGGAACAGCGGCCAGTTGACGGGCGCGCACAGCAGCTCGGCCCCGTCGAGGGCCGCCCGCCGCACCCACTCGGGGAACTCGACGTCGTAGCAGACCATCACGCCGATCCGGCCGACGCCCTCGATGTCGACGACGGGCGGCGCCGCGTCACCGGGTACGAAGAAGTCCTTCTCGGTGCCGAAGAGGTGGGC includes:
- a CDS encoding nitrilase-related carbon-nitrogen hydrolase, which produces MTTTVACAQLALGVGDVAANLAAAEEAIDVAAGAGARVIVLPELANSGYVFADAAEARALAEPVDGPTVTAWAAAARRHGVTLVAGFAELDADGLVRNSAVLVDPTGTVRAVYRKAHLFGTEKDFFVPGDAAPPVVDIEGVGRIGVMVCYDVEFPEWVRRAALDGAELLCAPVNWPLFPRPAGERPGEVVRVQADAAVNRMYVAACDRAGAERGVAWTGGSVIVDPDGFPLAGHTPTDGPVLLLASCDLAQARDKRLGDHNDVFGDRRPELYAP